A stretch of Anas acuta chromosome 3, bAnaAcu1.1, whole genome shotgun sequence DNA encodes these proteins:
- the LOC137853258 gene encoding prokineticin receptor 2 — protein sequence MAMEQDEHNPNATINLSFAAIYNLHEGDLTSVRNFSFPFNFSYSDYDLPLDSEDDMTKTRTFFAAKIVIGVALVGIMLVCGIGNFIFIAALARYKKLRNLTNLLIANLAISDFIVAIVCCPFEMDYYVVRQLSWEHGHVLCASVNYLRTVSLYVSTNALLAIAVDRYLAIVHPLKPRMNYQTATILIALVWIVSILVAIPSAYFATETVLFIVKNQEKIFCGQIWPVDQQIYYKSYFLFIFGIEFVAPVITMTLCYARISRELWFKTVPGFQTEQIRKRLRCRRKTVMVLMCILTAYVLCWAPFYGFTIVRDFFPTIFVKEKHYLTAFYIVECIAMSNSMINTMCFVTVKNNTMKYFKKIMLLRWRSTYNGSKSSTDFDLRTSAMPVTEEVDCIKLK from the exons ATGGCCATGGAGCAAGATGAACATAACCCAAATGCTACCATCAACCTCAGCTTTGCTGCAATCTACAATCTCCATGAAGGGGACTTAACCTCCGTGAGaaatttctccttccctttcaaTTTCAGTTACAGCGATTACGACCTGCCCCTGGACAGCGAAGACGACATGACCAAAACACGCACCTTCTTCGCAGCCAAGATTGTGATCGGGGTGGCTCTCGTTGGCATCATGCTGGTCTGTGGCATCGGCAACTTCATCTTCATCGCGGCCCTTGCCCGCTACAAGAAGCTGAGGAACCTCACCAACCTGCTGATTGCCAACCTGGCCATCTCCGACTTTATTGTTGCGATCGTGTGCTGCCCCTTTGAGATGGACTACTATGTGGTACGGCAGCTGTCCTGGGAGCATGGCCACGTCCTCTGCGCCTCAGTCAACTACCTACGCACCGTCTCCCTCTACGTTTCTACCAATGCTCTCCTGGCTATAGCTGTTGACAG ATATCTGGCCATTGTTCACCCACTGAAACCACGCATGAATTACCAAACAGCAACCATCCTGATTGCCTTGGTCTGGATCGTCTCCATACTTGTAGCTATCCCGTCTGCATACTTTGCTACTGAAACTGTATTATTTATAGTAAAAAATCAGGAGAAAATTTTCTGTGGTCAAATTTGGCCAGTTGACCAGCAGATATACTACAAATCCTACTTCCTCTTCATCTTTGGCATCGAATTTGTTGCACCTGTGATTACGATGACCTTATGTTATGCCAGGATCTCTCGAGAGCTTTGGTTTAAAACTGTACCAGGATTTCAGACAGAACAGATCAGGAAGAGGCTTCGATGCAGAAGAAAGACTGTAATGGTACTGATGTGCATCCTGACTGCTTATGTTCTCTGCTGGGCCCCCTTCTATGGCTTCACCATCGTCCGTGACTTTTTCCCCACAATCTTTGTGAAAGAGAAGCATTACCTTACTGCTTTTTACATCGTTGAATGCATCGCCATGAGTAACAGCATGATAAACACAATGTGTTTTGtaactgtaaaaaataataccATGAAGTACTTCAAGAAGATCATGTTGCTCAGATGGAGATCAACGTACAATGGAAGTAAATCTAGCACAGATTTCGACCTCAGAACAAGTGCAATGCCAGTCACAGAGGAGGTAGACtgcataaaactgaaataa